In Sander vitreus isolate 19-12246 chromosome 12, sanVit1, whole genome shotgun sequence, the following proteins share a genomic window:
- the apoda.2 gene encoding LOW QUALITY PROTEIN: apolipoprotein Da, duplicate 2 (The sequence of the model RefSeq protein was modified relative to this genomic sequence to represent the inferred CDS: inserted 2 bases in 1 codon) — protein MQCVLFSAGCGXVAMQVISLTLLSVLAASAQVLKSGKCPKPAVQADFDASRYLGKWYEIKKLPTFFQEGECSTATYSLKSPGVVGVLNSELLDDGTINSIVGSAKAKNPAEPAKLEVSFFEGSPPGPYWVLSTDYESHSLVYGCTDFGLFHTECSWILSREPTLSEETVEELHGILSSVGVNVDKMVPTIQDETYCSAMNQ, from the exons ATGCAGTGTGTTTTGTTCTCTGCAGGTTGTGG GGTTGCCATGCAGGTGATTTCCTTGACTCTGCTGTCTGTCCTTGCAGCCAGCGCTCAAGTGTTGAAGTCCGGAAAATGTCCTAAACCCGCTGTTCAAGCCGACTTTGATGCTTCTAGG TACCTTGGTAAGTGGTATGAGATCAAGAAGCTGCCAACATTCTTCCAGGAAGGGGAGTGCAGCACTGCCACATACAGTCTGAAGAGTCCTGGAGTTGTTGGGGTCCTCAACAGTGAGCTGCT TGACGATGGAACCATTAATTCTATCGTCGGCTCTGCCAAAGCCAAGAACCCCGCTGAGCCTGCCAAGCTGGAGGTCTCTTTCTTTGAAG GATCTCCTCCTGGTCCCTACTGGGTGCTGTCCACCGACTACGAGAGTCACTCTCTGGTCTACGGCTGCACGGACTTCGGCTTGTTCCACACAGAGTGTTCCTGGATCCTGAGCAGAGAGCCCACCCTGTCTGAGGAGACCGTAGAGGAGCTGCATGGCATTCTGTCCTCTGTCGGAGTCAATGTGGACAAGATGGTCCCCACCATCCAGGATGAGACTTACTGCAGTGCCATGAACCAGTAA
- the LOC144526471 gene encoding apolipoprotein D-like, producing the protein MNAIQVISLTLLSVLAANAQFIMPGRCPKPAVQEDFDAARYLGVWYDIQRLPNKFQKGECATATYSLSPGVGFSVFNRERLANGTIKSVIGSAIAEDPCEPAKLQFFHENAAPVPYWVLSTDYDNYALVYSCINLGASHAAYASIVSRQPTLPEETIKKLQGTMSSFGVGVDTLLTTNQDAAYCSAMNQ; encoded by the exons ATGAACGCCATCCAGGTGATTTCCCTGACCCTGCTGTCCGTTCTGGCGGCCAACGCTCAGTTCATCATGCCAGGAAGATGCCCCAAACCTGCTGTTCAGGAGGACTTTGATGCTGCCAGG TATCTTGGTGTGTGGTATGATATCCAGAGACTGCCAAATAAGTTCCAGAAGGGCGAGTGTGCCACGGCCACCTACAGCTTGAGCCCTGGAGTTGGATTTAGTGTTTTCAACAGAGAGCGGCT TGCTAATGGGACCATTAAATCCGTCATTGGCTCTGCCATAGCAGAAGACCCCTGTGAGCCTGCCAAGCTGCAGTTCTTCCATGAGA ACGCTGCCCCTGTTCCTTACTGGGTGCTGTCCACCGACTACGACAACTACGCTTTGGTCTACAGCTGCATCAACCTCGGTGCGAGCCATGCGGCGTATGCCAGTATCGTGAGCAGGCAGCCCACCCTGCCTGAGGAGACAATCAAGAAGCTACAGGGCACCATGTCCTCTTTTGGAGTCGGAGTGGATACGCTGCTCACCACCAACCAGGATGCAGCTTACTGCAGCGCCATGAACCAGTAA